The sequence below is a genomic window from Henriciella marina DSM 19595.
CTGCTTAACTTGCGCCCAGCCGGTAATGCCGGGCCGCACAATGTGCCGGTAGCGATAGAATGGGATTTCTTCTTCATACCATGACGAAAGGCTGAGCGTCTCGGGACGCGGGCCAATCCAGCTCATTTCTCCAATAAGGATATTCCATAGCTGGGGCAGCTCATCAATGCGGGTTTTGCGGATAAAACGGCCAGAACGCGTAATGCGCTGGTCTTCGTTCTTCGTCATATCCATGTTTCGGTCATCGCCTAAAGACAGCTCGCGCACGGTCATTGAGCGGAACTTGTACATGGTGAACATCTGGCCGCGATATCCCATCCGCTTCTGGCGGAAGATGACGGGTCCCGGACTATCGAGCTTGATCCAGATGGCCATAATCACGAAAAGCGGCGAAAAAAGCAGAAGCCCGGCAGCCGCTGTCATCGCATCGATATAGCGCTTTGCAGGCGCATAAATCGAGTCAGGGGCGAGGTGCCCAAAGGAGTTCTCTGAGAGGTGCTCAATCCGCACACGGCCCGCAAGCGATTCAACGATCTGCTTGGTATTGTAGATCACACGACCGGCAATGGCTTCTTCAGCGATATAGCGTTCCCATTCAGGGCTTAGCTCAGGATCCCGGAGATTGACCACCAAAGGAAGGTGGCGCTGCTTCGATGCGGCCTCAGGCGTAGAAAACTTGACCCAGCTGACGCCCGGCAGTGAGGCAAGCTCTTGGAGCTTTTGCGACGAGACAAGGCCAAGATTGGCTTCGCGGAAGCGTGCGACATAGTAGGAGAGCGCGAGAAACCATCCTGTCGTAAGCAGAAAGCTCGCGAGAAACTGCGCGCGGCTATATTCAAGACGCAGGATGAAGAAGATAGCGATGATGATCGCATACGAGGAGATGAAGGCTGGCGTAATGCTCGTGAACGCGTTCGACCCTGGCAGAACGGTCACCTTCCGGAAGACCATATAGCCGATCAGAACGGCGCAGAGCGTGCCAAATAGGGAATTGTCATAGCTGGCGATCTGGTCGGGCAAGCGCTCGAACTGACCGCGCAAGGTAACGGGCACCACCACACCAAACAGGATTGCCCCTACCAGCTGATGACGAATACGGAAGAGAGCGTCAGCGAGACGCCTCGAGAAACGGTCCTGCTGCTCGGTCCCGACCGCGAGATGGCTAAGCGTGTTCATGTCCCCTGCACTTCCATCTTTATCCAGCTCGAACGAGCTGTTGCTTCGGCAGTGTCACTTCGACATGCCGGGTCATCATGCCGATCAGCACTTTGACGCGGTCGGAGTCCGGCATTGACACAATCTCGCCGACCCAGTCCTCGAAAGCGCCGGACATAACGCGGATATTGTCACCAACCGCCAGGCGCTCTTCGAATTCTATCCCGCCATCGTCACTTGTCTGCGCGATGAAGTTTTCGACCATGCCAGACGGCAAGGCTGCAGGCCGGTCACCAAAACGCACCAACTTCGCCACACCGATCGTGCTATCGATCGCGCGCCATCTCATGCGCTGCATGTCAACGCTTACAAAGACATAGCCCGGAAAAATCGGCCGCAGCACGCGGCGAGTCTTCCTGGCATGCCTGACCGTACGCCACAGCTGCGGACAGGCAGTTTTGAACCCCTGACGATCCAGATGAGATGTTGCAAGAGCCTCTTTTCCGGAAAGTGTCTGTGCGGCAAACCAAGTGCATTGAGCGTCTGCTGTCATGTCCCCCCCCCTCACCGATGGGTCAATTGCAGGTGTATGCAGATCAAACACGAGCGAGCCGCATTTGCAAAAGAATTTTAATTAAAACTTTACCTTGCGGCCTTGACTGATTGAATCAGGTGCACACCGATTCGCAAGTCCTGTGCCGCTCACCTTAGGACGGTCATCACGTCGGAATACGTTGAGGTTTTCGGCATTTCACTCTATATGTATTAAACGCTTTCAATTAGGCGCTAGACGCTGACGAGAGCAGCAACCTCTATCGCGAAAGCCGATCATGCTTCGATTTCTATCGAAAACTGTGGATAAGTCTGTGGACACCCATCGGCCATCGGCCCCCGCCGGAAAGCGTGCGTACGCAATCGGTGATGTACACGGACGGCTGGATTTGCTGAATGACCTTCTCGCGCAGATAGAGGACGATATTGCCGGGCGGCGACCCAAACAGACCCACATCATTTTTCTTGGAGATCTGATTGATCGCGGGCCTCACTCCCGCCATGTCGTTGAGCGCCTGATAGACTATGCGCCTTCGAACGCAAGCTGCCATTTTCTGATGGGCAACCATGAGGAAGTTCTTGTTCGAGGCCTGCGCGGCGAACCCCATCTTCTGGACGGCTGGATCCAGCATGGCGGCGATACAACCGCTGAAAGCTATGGCGTCGATGCCGCCTATCTGCGCAGCCAGGGCGATGATGCTTTGGAACATGCACTTCTCTCAGCGATCCCCGAAAGCCACATTCGCTTCATGGCTGGATTTCTCGACAGCATACAGTTTGGTGACTATCTCTTGGTGCATGCGGGTATCCGACCCGGCACCCCTCTTGACGACCAAAGCCCGAGCGACATGCGGTGGATCCGAAAGGAATTTTTGGAAAGCACCCGCCAACATGGCAGCATGATCGTTCACGGTCACTCCGTCGAGGAAAAGATCATGCCGCGCTCCAATCGGATCGGGCTAGATACGGGCGCATATCGCACGGGAATTTTGAGCGCCGTCCGTTTGGAGGGCGATCAAGCCGATTTTATCCAGTCGCGCGAGCACTGTGCGGCGCGGACCCAATCCTAGGCGATTGTAAAGATTTTGTAAATTTTTGCTATTGACACGTATACAAGTTGCCGAACGTGCGGTATGACGTGGTTGAGCTTAAAGGAGCGTTCCAATGCGCCTAACACTACAAGTATCTATTCTGGCGCTCGCCCTGGGTGGGGCAGTCCAAGTTTCACACGCACAGAGTGGGACCCAAACCGCTGCGACGCAAACGGTCGCACAACAAGGGTCTGTAACTGGTCTTTCCAGCGAAGTCGGTTCGGTTATCGTTATTCGCGATGGCCAGCCCTATTCGCTGTCTGAAGGGGATGCGCTCTTTGAAGGTGATATCATTCAAACTCGTCCCGAGTCCGCTGCGACTCCAGGCACAGTGACCCTAACCATTGGCGGCTGCGAACAGGTTCTTCAACCTGGTCAGCAAATTGTTGTAAACGCCGCATTCTGTAATACGCCCGCCACGGCGCTTACAGCTGAGCAGATCGTTACGCTGGGCGGCGTGACAGCTCCGCCTATTGGTGCTGCTGGTATTATTGCAGGTGCCGTTGCAGCAGCTGGCGCGGCCGCTGCTGCTGCCGATGATGATGATGGAACACCGGTTAGTCCATAGTTTGGTCATCTAGTTACCAGTTCTCGAAAAGGCGTGCCAAGATGGCACGCCTTTTTTCGTGTAATACTGCTTAGATATCCGAGCTTTCAAAGCTTACTCTTCGCAGCGGCCCGGCACCATAATACTCTGAAATGATTGAGCTTTCTAACAAGAGCGTCGACACTCTTAAGTGGCGATACTCTAAAAGCTTAATGATTTCAAACCATTCGGGGCTAAATTGCCCTGAGCGCTTCAAGCGGCCATTATCCCAGCTTTCGTACATCTACATCTACCAACTCAAAGAAGTCGGGATGATGGACATGACGAAGAACAAGTTTTCACGCCTAAAAATGATGAGCTCTCTCTGGATCTCATCCCTGCTGGCCGGCTGCATGACCGTCGCCCCGCTTGAGCCTGTAAAGAATGCCCCCCTCGAGTTTCGCGGTGACAATACAGTCGCGGTTGAATTCGTGTCGCCCATGCTGGTCGGGGCAAGATGCGCCCAGCGCGGCGCCCACATCTTCGGCGTACCGCAGCTAAGCTCCATGGGCTGTGGCGACGGGCGCATGATCACAATGCCCAATCCATGCCAGACGATCACGTCCGGCTGGTACGCCCGCCTCCTCTGCCATGAACTCGCCCATGCGAATGGTTGGAGCCGCACCCACGAAGGCGGCAGTTATCTGCCCGACGAGATGGCCGGTGTAAATCCACAAGCGATCGCTCTGTCAGAGTCCACAATCGCAAGCTTCGAAGAAGCCGGCGCACTAAAGCCTGCAAGTCAATCACCTCAAGCACTCGCGCTTGCAGAGGCTCGTAGCCAGGCGGCTGGCGCTGAAGCTGCGCCCGAAGACGCTAGGATGCTCATCGCCTCGGCCCCGCACGAGCAGACCGCTCAGGAAACTGTGACCCAAGAGGCGCAGGCAGAAACTGAGTTTAGCTCACGCGTCCAGCTCGCAAGTACATCGAAAGAGCTTCAACCCTCAGTGGCGATATTTACCGAACAGGCTGCCTCAGCCACCGCAGAGATCGGTCTGCGCGCCAAAATAGTCTTGGGCAACAAAGGTTTGTCCACAGTAGAGCCGGCCGCCTTCACGATAGCGCAGCCCATATCAACGACACCCGATCAGGCCGATACTATACTCTCAGGCGACAGCTAGTGACTCTGCGGTCCTGCGACACGGATGCCCAGATGCCGTAGCGCCTTTTCCGAGAAGGAGTGGCCACTGCAGTGACGGAGGCGCATCAGGTACAGAGCACTTTCGCTGACTACCGCCTAGGAATTTGTTGGGCGGGGAACACCAGCCAGCGACCGGTGGCACTGAGCCCGTGAGACCGAAAAGAGGGTTCTTGTCTAGAAACGGGTCCGTCTCAGACTGTTACAGTGTCCATTAATGGTGTTAGAAGGCTCGAAGTCTCAGGCAGGTAGGTTCAGTGGGTTCGTTTACATGCACGTTCTGGTAACTGCCAACACGGCGTGGAATATTTGGAACTTTCGGAAACCGATCGTATCTTCCCTATTGGATGAAGGACATTCAGTTACCGTTTTTGCACCGCCAGATAGTAGCGTTGCGAATCTTGAGTCATTGGGTTGCGCGTATCTTCCACTGGAGATGGATGCAAAAGGCCTGAGCCCGATAGACGGATTGAAACTGACAAATCGCTTCAAGCAGACCTTTCGAGAAACTCAACCCGACATTGCGCTGAGCTACACGATCAAAAATAATCTGTTTGGTGCGATTGGCGCTCGGGCCGAAAATATTCCATTTATTCCAAATGTGACAGGACTGGGCACCGCTTTCCTTTCCGGCCGGATGCTTGAAAGAGTGGCGAAGTTTCTCTATCGGCACGCATTCGCCGCACTACCGGTCGTTTTTTTTCAGAACGAGGATGATCGAACGCTCTTCCTGCAGCAAGATATGGTCAGCCCCCAACAGGCTCGCTTGCTACCAGGCTCGGGGATTGATCTTGATCATTTTCCTGAAACCGCCCTGCCCTCCACCACCGATGCGCCCATCTTCCTGATGATCGCCAGACTGTTGCGAGATAAGGGGGTGATCGAATTCGTCGAAGGGGCCCGGATAGTTAAAAAAGATTAT
It includes:
- a CDS encoding sugar transferase, translated to MNTLSHLAVGTEQQDRFSRRLADALFRIRHQLVGAILFGVVVPVTLRGQFERLPDQIASYDNSLFGTLCAVLIGYMVFRKVTVLPGSNAFTSITPAFISSYAIIIAIFFILRLEYSRAQFLASFLLTTGWFLALSYYVARFREANLGLVSSQKLQELASLPGVSWVKFSTPEAASKQRHLPLVVNLRDPELSPEWERYIAEEAIAGRVIYNTKQIVESLAGRVRIEHLSENSFGHLAPDSIYAPAKRYIDAMTAAAGLLLFSPLFVIMAIWIKLDSPGPVIFRQKRMGYRGQMFTMYKFRSMTVRELSLGDDRNMDMTKNEDQRITRSGRFIRKTRIDELPQLWNILIGEMSWIGPRPETLSLSSWYEEEIPFYRYRHIVRPGITGWAQVKQGHVTSVDDVRRKLEYDFYYVKHFSVWTDVFITIQTVRVMLTGLGAK
- the nusG gene encoding transcription termination/antitermination protein NusG, which translates into the protein MTADAQCTWFAAQTLSGKEALATSHLDRQGFKTACPQLWRTVRHARKTRRVLRPIFPGYVFVSVDMQRMRWRAIDSTIGVAKLVRFGDRPAALPSGMVENFIAQTSDDGGIEFEERLAVGDNIRVMSGAFEDWVGEIVSMPDSDRVKVLIGMMTRHVEVTLPKQQLVRAG
- a CDS encoding metallophosphoesterase family protein → MLRFLSKTVDKSVDTHRPSAPAGKRAYAIGDVHGRLDLLNDLLAQIEDDIAGRRPKQTHIIFLGDLIDRGPHSRHVVERLIDYAPSNASCHFLMGNHEEVLVRGLRGEPHLLDGWIQHGGDTTAESYGVDAAYLRSQGDDALEHALLSAIPESHIRFMAGFLDSIQFGDYLLVHAGIRPGTPLDDQSPSDMRWIRKEFLESTRQHGSMIVHGHSVEEKIMPRSNRIGLDTGAYRTGILSAVRLEGDQADFIQSREHCAARTQS
- a CDS encoding glycosyltransferase family 4 protein; its protein translation is MHVLVTANTAWNIWNFRKPIVSSLLDEGHSVTVFAPPDSSVANLESLGCAYLPLEMDAKGLSPIDGLKLTNRFKQTFRETQPDIALSYTIKNNLFGAIGARAENIPFIPNVTGLGTAFLSGRMLERVAKFLYRHAFAALPVVFFQNEDDRTLFLQQDMVSPQQARLLPGSGIDLDHFPETALPSTTDAPIFLMIARLLRDKGVIEFVEGARIVKKDYPKSRFQLLGAIGSENRTAIDATMVEEWVAEGVVEYLGTTDDVRPVITAASCVVLPSYREGAPRTLIESAAMARPVITTDVPGCRAIVDDGISGLLCEVRNSKSLASAVKAFLKLSAEAQKEMGRAGRKKMMNEFDQEIVVQAYRDAIFELLAKPKT